One Pseudomonas sp. FP1742 genomic window carries:
- a CDS encoding GlxA family transcriptional regulator — MHKTIAIVMFAGVQSLDVTGPMDVFSEANRFLAPEDHYRLEVIGVEHGVMACSNGLSLNAHRHFSEALEAYDLLLVAGGPQLPFLSFGAAFDTWLQEACARAQRFGSICNGAFMLARAGLLDGRTVTTHWGDAAALAQLCPSTQVEADRLYVQDDELYTSAGVTAGIDLSLYLLARDHGPDVALSVAKRLVVFTQRSGGQSQFSPFLTPHAEPTSAVALAQLYVMANLNGDLTIADLANAANMSARNFSRVFAKEAKITPAEFVERARVDAARVMLESTCAPLKTVAYQCGFRDAQHMRSVFNRRLGVTPQQFRMNFAAMV; from the coding sequence ATGCACAAAACCATTGCCATCGTAATGTTCGCCGGCGTCCAGTCACTGGATGTCACCGGCCCCATGGATGTGTTTTCCGAAGCCAATCGCTTCCTGGCACCGGAAGATCACTATCGGCTGGAGGTGATCGGTGTCGAACATGGGGTGATGGCCTGTTCAAACGGTTTGTCACTCAATGCCCATCGGCATTTCAGCGAAGCGCTGGAGGCTTATGACCTGCTGTTGGTGGCGGGCGGGCCGCAGTTGCCGTTCCTGAGTTTTGGTGCGGCGTTCGATACCTGGTTGCAAGAGGCCTGCGCGCGGGCGCAACGCTTCGGCTCGATCTGCAACGGTGCCTTCATGCTCGCCCGGGCCGGACTGCTCGATGGGCGAACCGTCACCACCCATTGGGGCGACGCCGCGGCGCTGGCGCAGTTGTGCCCCTCGACTCAGGTCGAGGCTGATCGTTTGTATGTGCAGGATGACGAGCTATACACCTCGGCCGGGGTCACTGCGGGGATCGATCTGTCGTTGTATCTGCTGGCCCGGGATCACGGGCCGGACGTGGCGCTCAGCGTGGCCAAGCGACTGGTGGTGTTCACTCAGCGCTCGGGTGGGCAATCGCAGTTCAGCCCGTTTCTCACACCTCACGCCGAGCCCACTTCGGCGGTGGCGCTGGCTCAGCTCTATGTGATGGCCAACCTTAATGGCGACCTGACCATTGCCGACCTGGCCAACGCCGCCAACATGAGCGCGCGCAACTTTTCCAGAGTGTTTGCCAAAGAGGCCAAAATCACCCCGGCGGAATTCGTCGAGCGGGCGAGGGTGGACGCGGCGCGGGTGATGCTCGAAAGCACCTGTGCGCCGCTGAAAACCGTGGCATACCAGTGCGGCTTTCGCGATGCCCAGCACATGCGCAGTGTGTTCAACCGCAGGCTGGGGGTGACGCCGCAGCAGTTCAGGATGAATTTTGCGGCGATGGTTTAG
- a CDS encoding HD domain-containing protein has translation MSSIIAGIKIPDSALARATTEYIRDVESDLLYHHSRRVFLFGALSGERKQLAYDPELLYVGAMFHDLGLVEGHRSDDERFEVDSANAAKAFLTPYGLSDDDIEQVWLSIALHTTPGVPQHLRPNVALVTAGVEMDVLGIDYAAFSTVQREAVVHAHPRGEGFKECILCAFANGFKHKPDSTFGTVNADVLVDSEPGFKPMNFVEIIRKSPWVA, from the coding sequence ATGAGCAGCATCATCGCCGGCATCAAGATCCCCGACAGCGCATTGGCCAGGGCCACCACTGAATACATTCGCGACGTCGAGTCCGACCTGCTGTACCACCACTCACGCCGGGTATTTCTGTTCGGTGCCTTGAGCGGTGAGCGCAAGCAACTGGCCTACGACCCGGAGCTGCTGTACGTCGGTGCGATGTTCCATGACTTGGGCCTGGTGGAAGGTCATCGCAGCGATGACGAACGCTTCGAAGTCGACAGCGCCAACGCCGCCAAAGCCTTCCTCACACCCTATGGTTTGTCTGACGACGATATCGAACAGGTGTGGCTGTCGATCGCCCTGCACACCACGCCGGGGGTACCGCAACACTTGCGTCCCAACGTGGCACTGGTGACTGCCGGCGTCGAAATGGATGTGCTGGGCATCGACTACGCAGCATTTTCCACCGTGCAGCGTGAAGCAGTGGTGCATGCGCATCCACGAGGTGAAGGGTTCAAGGAATGCATCCTGTGTGCGTTCGCCAATGGCTTCAAACACAAACCCGACAGCACGTTTGGCACCGTGAACGCGGATGTGCTGGTGGACAGCGAGCCGGGCTTCAAGCCGATGAACTTCGTCGAGATCATCCGCAAATCGCCTTGGGTGGCATAA
- a CDS encoding ABC transporter permease subunit has product MKRFRFSNLMLVLGLLFIYAPMLILVIYSFNASKLVTVWGGWSIKWYVGLLDNTQLMGSVVRSLEIACYTAIAAVALGTLAAFVLTRITRFKGRTLFGGLVTAPLVMPEVITGLSLLLLFVAMAQMIGWPQERGIVTIWIAHTTFCAAYVAVVVSARLRELDLSIEEAAMDLGARPWKVFFLITIPMIAPSLAAGGMMSFALSLDDLVLASFVSGPGSTTLPMEVFSAVRLGVKPEINAVASLILLAVSLVTFLVWFFSRRAEEIRKRAIQQAIEEAAADSWKQPDIRRAQAPEAA; this is encoded by the coding sequence ATGAAGCGCTTCCGTTTCTCGAACCTGATGCTGGTGCTGGGTCTGCTGTTCATCTACGCGCCGATGCTGATTCTGGTGATCTATTCGTTCAACGCCTCGAAACTGGTAACGGTGTGGGGCGGCTGGTCGATCAAATGGTATGTGGGCCTGCTCGACAACACCCAGCTGATGGGCTCGGTGGTGCGTTCGCTGGAAATCGCCTGCTACACCGCCATTGCGGCAGTGGCGCTGGGCACGCTGGCGGCCTTCGTGCTGACCCGCATCACCCGCTTCAAGGGCCGCACACTGTTTGGCGGCCTGGTCACCGCACCGCTGGTGATGCCCGAAGTGATCACCGGTCTGTCGTTGTTGCTGCTGTTCGTGGCCATGGCGCAGATGATCGGCTGGCCACAGGAGCGCGGCATCGTCACCATCTGGATCGCTCACACCACGTTCTGTGCAGCGTACGTGGCCGTGGTGGTATCGGCGCGTCTGCGTGAGCTGGACCTGTCCATCGAAGAGGCGGCCATGGATCTGGGGGCGCGGCCGTGGAAGGTGTTCTTCCTGATCACCATCCCGATGATCGCCCCGTCGCTGGCGGCGGGGGGCATGATGTCGTTCGCGTTATCCCTGGATGACCTGGTGCTGGCGAGCTTCGTGTCGGGTCCGGGCTCCACGACCCTGCCGATGGAAGTGTTCTCGGCGGTGCGCCTGGGCGTGAAGCCTGAGATCAACGCCGTGGCCAGTCTGATTCTGCTGGCGGTATCGCTGGTGACCTTCCTGGTCTGGTTCTTCAGCCGCCGTGCTGAAGAAATTCGCAAGCGTGCAATCCAGCAGGCCATCGAGGAGGCCGCTGCCGACTCCTGGAAGCAACCGGACATACGTCGGGCGCAGGCGCCGGAAGCGGCTTGA
- a CDS encoding ABC transporter permease subunit, with protein MPGGRQLVIGVPFIWLFMFFMLPFFIVLKISFAEADVAIPPYTEIYTFVDQKLQVLLNLANYAMLGDDELYIAAYLGSLKMALFSTILCLLIGYPMAYGIATARKELQTVLVLLIMMPTWTAILIRVYAWMGILSNNGLLNGFLMSMGWIDEPLQILNTNLAVYIGVVYSYLPFMILPLYANLVKHDHSLLEAASDLGSSNFNSFWKITVPLSKNGIIAGCMLVFIPVVGEFVIPELLGGPETLMIGKVLWQEFFNNRDWPVASALAVVMLAILIVPIILFNRSQAKEMEGKE; from the coding sequence ATTCCCGGTGGCCGTCAGCTGGTCATCGGGGTTCCGTTCATCTGGCTGTTCATGTTCTTCATGCTGCCGTTCTTCATCGTCCTGAAGATCAGCTTCGCTGAAGCCGACGTGGCCATTCCGCCGTACACCGAGATCTACACCTTCGTTGACCAGAAACTGCAGGTGCTGCTCAACCTGGCCAACTACGCGATGCTGGGCGATGACGAGTTGTACATCGCCGCTTACCTAGGCTCGCTGAAGATGGCGCTGTTCAGCACCATCCTCTGCCTGCTGATCGGCTACCCGATGGCCTATGGCATTGCCACCGCCCGCAAAGAGCTGCAAACGGTGCTGGTGCTGCTGATCATGATGCCGACCTGGACCGCGATCCTGATCCGCGTGTACGCGTGGATGGGCATCCTCAGCAACAACGGACTGCTCAATGGTTTTCTGATGAGCATGGGCTGGATCGACGAGCCGTTGCAGATCCTCAATACCAACCTGGCAGTCTATATCGGGGTGGTTTACTCCTATCTGCCGTTCATGATCCTGCCGCTCTACGCCAACCTGGTGAAACACGATCACAGCCTGCTGGAAGCCGCGTCGGACCTGGGTTCGAGCAACTTCAACAGCTTCTGGAAGATCACCGTGCCGCTGTCGAAAAACGGAATTATCGCCGGCTGCATGCTGGTGTTCATCCCGGTGGTGGGGGAGTTCGTGATCCCGGAACTGCTCGGCGGTCCGGAAACCCTGATGATCGGCAAGGTGCTCTGGCAAGAGTTCTTCAACAACCGCGACTGGCCGGTGGCGTCTGCCCTGGCGGTGGTGATGCTGGCAATCCTGATTGTGCCGATCATCCTGTTCAACCGTAGTCAGGCCAAGGAAATGGAGGGTAAAGAATGA
- a CDS encoding ABC transporter ATP-binding protein, which translates to MAVASGAYKKALEGDQSPKQVLVKIDRVTKKFDETIAVDDVSLEIKKGEIFALLGGSGSGKSTLLRMLAGFERPTEGRIFLDGVDITDMPPYERPINMMFQSYALFPHMTVAQNIAFGLKQDKIPAAEVDARVAEMLKLVQMSEYAKRKPHQLSGGQRQRVALARSLAKRPKLLLLDEPMGALDKKLRSQMQLELVEIIERVGVTCVMVTHDQEEAMTMAERIAIMHLGWIAQIGSPIDIYETPTSRLVCEFIGNVNIFEGEVVDDAEGHALITCKDLDRNIYVGHGISTSVQDKSVTYAIRPEKLLVTAEMPTCEHNWSSGKVHDIAYLGGHSVFYVELPSGKLVQSFVANAERRGQRPTWGDQVYVWWEDDSGVVLRS; encoded by the coding sequence ATGGCAGTTGCCTCCGGCGCCTATAAGAAAGCCCTCGAGGGCGACCAATCACCTAAACAGGTGTTGGTCAAAATCGACCGGGTCACCAAAAAGTTCGACGAGACGATTGCCGTGGACGATGTGTCCCTGGAAATCAAGAAAGGCGAAATCTTCGCCTTGCTCGGTGGCTCGGGTTCGGGCAAATCCACCTTGCTGCGGATGCTGGCAGGTTTCGAACGGCCCACGGAGGGGCGCATTTTTCTCGATGGCGTAGACATCACCGACATGCCGCCCTACGAGCGGCCGATCAACATGATGTTCCAGTCCTACGCCTTGTTCCCGCACATGACCGTGGCGCAGAACATCGCCTTCGGTCTCAAGCAGGACAAGATCCCGGCGGCCGAGGTCGATGCCCGCGTGGCCGAGATGCTCAAGCTGGTGCAGATGAGCGAGTATGCCAAGCGCAAACCGCATCAACTGTCTGGTGGCCAGCGGCAGCGAGTGGCCCTGGCGCGTTCGTTGGCCAAGCGGCCGAAGCTGTTGTTGCTCGACGAACCGATGGGGGCGCTGGACAAGAAACTGCGCTCGCAGATGCAGCTGGAGCTGGTGGAAATCATCGAGCGCGTGGGCGTTACCTGCGTGATGGTGACCCACGACCAGGAAGAGGCCATGACCATGGCCGAGCGCATCGCGATCATGCACCTGGGCTGGATCGCCCAGATCGGCAGCCCGATCGACATCTACGAAACCCCGACCAGCCGGCTGGTCTGCGAATTCATCGGCAACGTCAACATCTTCGAAGGCGAAGTGGTGGATGACGCCGAGGGCCATGCGCTGATCACCTGCAAGGACCTGGACCGCAATATCTACGTGGGTCACGGCATCAGCACCTCGGTGCAGGACAAGTCCGTTACCTATGCGATCCGTCCGGAAAAACTGCTGGTGACGGCCGAAATGCCGACCTGCGAACACAACTGGTCCAGCGGCAAGGTGCACGACATCGCCTACCTCGGCGGCCATTCGGTGTTCTACGTCGAATTGCCGAGCGGCAAGCTGGTGCAGTCCTTCGTCGCCAACGCCGAGCGCCGTGGCCAGCGCCCGACTTGGGGTGACCAGGTTTACGTGTGGTGGGAAGACGACAGCGGCGTGGTACTTCGCTCATGA
- a CDS encoding polyamine ABC transporter substrate-binding protein, whose protein sequence is MPVFSLLRSALLVGAGLTLAVSAQAAGTVHIYNWSDYIGETTLADFQKDAGIKPIYDVFDSNETLEGKLLAGRTGYDVVVPSNHFLGKQIKAGAFQKLDKSKLTNYANLDPVLLKRLEQNDPGNQYAVPYLWGTNGIGYNVDKVKAVLGLDKIDSWDVVFEPQNIKKLHSCGVAFLDSADEMMPTVLNYMGLNANSTNPEDYKKAEAKLLAVRPYVTYFHSSKYIADLANGDICVAIGFSGDMFQAKARAAEAGKGMNIAYVIPKEGGALWFDMLAIPKDAANVKEAHAFINYLLKPEVIAKVSDTVGYANPNPGSDKLMEQSIRTDASVYPPQAVLDKTYVSIELPPNIQRLMTRSWTKVKSGK, encoded by the coding sequence TTGCCTGTTTTTTCTTTGTTGCGCAGTGCCCTGCTGGTCGGCGCCGGGCTGACGCTTGCCGTCAGTGCCCAGGCTGCCGGCACGGTGCACATTTATAACTGGTCGGACTACATCGGTGAGACCACCCTGGCGGACTTTCAGAAAGACGCCGGTATCAAGCCGATTTACGACGTATTCGATTCCAACGAAACCCTGGAAGGCAAATTGCTGGCCGGGCGTACCGGTTATGACGTGGTCGTCCCGTCCAACCACTTCCTGGGCAAACAGATCAAGGCCGGCGCGTTCCAGAAGCTCGACAAGTCGAAGCTGACTAATTACGCCAACCTCGACCCGGTGCTGCTCAAGCGCCTGGAGCAGAACGATCCGGGTAACCAATACGCCGTGCCGTACCTGTGGGGCACCAACGGCATCGGTTACAACGTCGACAAGGTCAAGGCTGTGCTGGGGCTGGACAAGATCGACTCCTGGGATGTGGTGTTCGAGCCGCAGAACATCAAGAAACTGCACAGCTGCGGCGTCGCGTTCCTCGACTCCGCCGATGAAATGATGCCCACGGTCCTCAACTACATGGGCCTGAACGCCAACAGCACCAACCCCGAAGACTACAAAAAAGCCGAGGCCAAGCTGCTGGCGGTGCGGCCTTATGTGACGTACTTCCATTCCTCGAAGTACATCGCGGACCTGGCCAATGGCGACATCTGCGTCGCGATCGGTTTTTCCGGCGATATGTTCCAGGCCAAGGCCCGCGCGGCTGAAGCTGGCAAAGGCATGAACATCGCCTACGTGATTCCGAAAGAGGGCGGAGCGCTCTGGTTCGACATGCTGGCGATCCCCAAGGACGCGGCCAACGTCAAGGAAGCCCACGCCTTCATCAACTATTTGCTCAAGCCTGAAGTGATTGCCAAGGTCAGCGATACCGTCGGCTATGCCAACCCAAACCCCGGGTCGGACAAATTGATGGAGCAGTCCATACGTACCGACGCATCGGTTTATCCACCACAAGCGGTCCTCGACAAGACGTACGTGTCCATCGAGTTGCCACCGAACATACAACGTTTGATGACGCGCAGCTGGACCAAGGTCAAGTCGGGCAAATAG
- a CDS encoding polyamine ABC transporter substrate-binding protein, with protein MKIAGKTLLAMSLMGVMAGAVQADDKVLHVYNWSDYIAPDTIANFEKESGIKVVYDVFDSNETLEAKLLAGKSGYDIVVPSNNFLAKQIKAGVYRELDKSKLSNYGNLNKSLLKAVSVSDPDNKHAFPYMWGSIGIGYNPAKVKAALGVDTIDSWDTLFKPENIAKLKSCGVSFLDSPTEMLPVALHYLGLPTDSQKKEDIKKAEELFLKIRPSITYFHSSKYISDLANGNICVAVGYSGDVQQAKSRAAEAGDKVKVSYAIPKEGAGSFYDMVAIPKDAENVEGAYKFMNYLLQPKVMADITNAVRFPNGNAEATQYVSKEITSDPGIYPTPEVQAKLYAIADLPAATQRELTRSWTKIKSGK; from the coding sequence ATGAAGATAGCTGGCAAGACCCTCCTCGCCATGTCCCTGATGGGCGTGATGGCGGGCGCCGTTCAGGCTGACGACAAAGTGCTGCACGTGTACAACTGGTCCGATTACATCGCACCGGACACCATCGCGAACTTCGAGAAAGAGTCCGGGATCAAGGTGGTGTACGACGTTTTCGACAGCAACGAGACCCTGGAGGCCAAGTTGCTGGCGGGTAAGTCCGGCTACGACATCGTCGTGCCGTCGAACAACTTCCTCGCCAAGCAAATCAAGGCCGGGGTTTACCGGGAGCTGGACAAGTCCAAGCTGTCCAACTACGGCAACCTGAACAAATCGCTGCTTAAAGCGGTTTCCGTCAGCGACCCGGACAACAAACACGCATTTCCTTACATGTGGGGTTCGATCGGTATCGGTTACAACCCTGCGAAGGTCAAGGCAGCGCTGGGCGTCGATACGATCGACTCCTGGGACACCCTGTTCAAGCCCGAGAACATCGCCAAGCTCAAGAGCTGCGGTGTGAGCTTCCTGGATTCGCCTACCGAAATGCTGCCGGTCGCCCTGCATTACCTGGGTCTGCCAACCGACAGTCAGAAGAAAGAAGACATCAAGAAAGCCGAGGAACTGTTCCTCAAGATTCGTCCTTCGATTACCTACTTCCACTCCTCGAAGTACATCTCGGACCTGGCCAACGGCAACATCTGCGTAGCCGTCGGTTATTCGGGTGACGTTCAGCAAGCCAAGTCCCGCGCTGCCGAAGCCGGTGACAAGGTGAAAGTCAGCTACGCCATTCCAAAAGAAGGTGCTGGCAGCTTCTACGACATGGTCGCAATCCCCAAGGATGCGGAAAACGTCGAGGGGGCCTACAAGTTCATGAACTACCTGCTGCAACCGAAAGTAATGGCTGACATTACCAACGCCGTGCGTTTCCCTAACGGTAATGCGGAAGCCACCCAGTATGTGAGCAAGGAAATCACCTCGGATCCGGGCATCTATCCGACTCCAGAAGTACAGGCCAAGCTGTATGCGATCGCTGATTTGCCAGCCGCTACCCAGCGTGAGCTGACCCGCAGCTGGACCAAGATCAAATCCGGTAAATAA
- a CDS encoding aspartate aminotransferase family protein: protein MTSNNPQTREWQTLSSDHHLAPFSDFKQLKEKGPRIITHAKGVYLWDSEGNKILDGMAGLWCVAIGYGRDELADAASKQMRELPYYNLFFQTAHPPVLELAKVIAEIAPEGMNHVFFTGSGSEGNDTMLRMVRHYWAIKGQPKKKVIISRKNGYHGSTVAGASLGGMTYMHEQGDLPIPGIVHIAQPYWFGEGGDMTPQEFGIWAANQLEEKILEIGVDNVGAFIAEPIQGAGGVIIPPDSYWPRIKEILAKYDILFVADEVICGFGRTGEWFGTDFYDLKPHMMTIAKGLTSGYIPMGGLIVHDDVVEVLNEGGDFNHGFTYSGHPVAAAVALENIRILRDEKIVEHVRAETAPYLQKRLRELNDHPLVGEVRGVGLLGAIELVQDKATRKRYEGKGVGMICRQFCFDNGLIMRAVGDTMIIAPPLVITPAEIDELVTKARKCLDLTLSALQG, encoded by the coding sequence ATGACCAGTAACAACCCGCAAACCCGTGAGTGGCAAACCCTGAGCAGCGATCACCACCTGGCCCCGTTCAGCGACTTCAAGCAGCTGAAAGAGAAAGGCCCGCGGATCATCACCCATGCCAAGGGCGTTTACCTGTGGGACAGCGAAGGCAACAAGATCCTCGATGGCATGGCCGGCCTGTGGTGTGTCGCGATCGGCTACGGTCGCGATGAGCTGGCCGATGCCGCCAGCAAACAGATGCGTGAACTGCCTTATTACAACCTGTTCTTCCAGACGGCTCACCCGCCGGTGCTGGAGCTGGCCAAGGTCATCGCTGAAATCGCGCCTGAAGGCATGAATCATGTGTTCTTCACCGGTTCCGGCTCCGAAGGCAACGACACCATGCTGCGGATGGTTCGCCACTACTGGGCGATCAAGGGCCAGCCGAAGAAGAAAGTCATCATCAGCCGCAAGAATGGCTATCACGGCTCCACCGTGGCCGGCGCGAGCCTGGGTGGCATGACGTACATGCACGAACAGGGCGATTTGCCGATCCCGGGCATCGTCCACATCGCCCAGCCGTACTGGTTTGGCGAAGGTGGTGACATGACGCCGCAAGAGTTCGGTATCTGGGCGGCCAATCAGCTGGAAGAGAAGATTCTGGAAATCGGCGTCGACAACGTCGGTGCCTTTATTGCCGAACCGATCCAGGGCGCCGGCGGCGTGATCATTCCGCCAGACAGCTACTGGCCGCGCATCAAGGAAATCCTCGCCAAGTACGACATTCTGTTCGTGGCCGACGAGGTGATCTGCGGTTTCGGCCGTACCGGCGAGTGGTTCGGCACCGATTTCTACGACCTCAAGCCCCACATGATGACCATCGCCAAAGGCCTGACATCCGGCTACATCCCGATGGGAGGCCTGATCGTGCACGACGATGTGGTCGAGGTGCTCAACGAAGGCGGTGATTTCAACCACGGTTTCACCTATTCCGGGCACCCGGTGGCCGCTGCGGTGGCGCTGGAAAACATCCGCATCCTGCGCGATGAAAAAATTGTCGAGCACGTGCGGGCAGAAACGGCACCTTATTTGCAGAAGCGTCTGCGGGAACTGAACGATCACCCGTTGGTGGGGGAAGTGCGTGGGGTCGGTCTGTTGGGGGCTATCGAACTGGTTCAGGACAAAGCCACTCGCAAACGTTACGAAGGCAAGGGCGTCGGCATGATCTGCCGGCAGTTCTGCTTCGACAACGGCCTGATCATGCGTGCCGTCGGCGACACCATGATCATTGCTCCGCCTCTGGTGATTACACCGGCTGAAATCGACGAGTTGGTGACCAAGGCGCGCAAGTGCCTGGACCTGACCCTGAGTGCGTTGCAGGGCTAA
- a CDS encoding glutamine synthetase family protein → MSNNLDQLTDWLKDHKITEVECMIGDLTGITRGKISPTNKFIAEKGMRLPESVLLQTVTGDYVEDDIYYELLDPADIDMICRPDQNAVFLVPWAIEPTAQVIHDTYDKQGNPIELSPRNVLKKVLKLYADHGWQPIVAPEMEFYLTKRSDDPDYPLQPPIGRSGRPETGRQSFSIEAANEFDPLFEDVYDWCELQELDLDTLIHEDGTAQMEINFRHGDALSLADQILVFKRTMREAALKHNVAATFMAKPMTGEPGSAMHLHQSIIDIETGKNVFSNEDGTMSQLFLNHIGGLQKFIPELLPLFAPNVNSFRRFLPDTSAPVNVEWGEENRTVGLRVPDAGPQNRRVENRLPGADANPYLAIAASLLCGLIGMLEGHNPSAPVVGRGYERRNLRLPLTIEDALDRMENSKTIEKYLGKKFITGYVAVKRAEHENFKRVISSWEREFLLFAV, encoded by the coding sequence ATGAGTAACAACCTCGACCAGCTCACCGATTGGTTGAAAGACCACAAGATCACAGAAGTCGAATGCATGATTGGCGACCTGACCGGTATCACCCGGGGCAAGATCTCGCCGACCAACAAGTTCATCGCCGAAAAAGGCATGCGCCTGCCCGAGAGCGTTCTGTTGCAGACCGTGACCGGCGACTATGTCGAAGACGACATCTATTACGAACTGCTCGACCCGGCCGACATCGACATGATCTGCCGCCCCGACCAGAACGCGGTGTTCCTGGTGCCCTGGGCCATCGAGCCCACCGCCCAAGTGATCCACGACACCTACGACAAGCAGGGCAACCCGATCGAGCTGTCGCCGCGCAACGTGCTCAAGAAGGTACTGAAACTCTACGCCGACCACGGCTGGCAGCCGATCGTGGCGCCGGAAATGGAGTTCTACCTCACCAAGCGCAGTGACGACCCGGACTACCCGTTGCAACCGCCGATTGGCCGTTCCGGTCGTCCGGAAACCGGTCGCCAGTCGTTCTCCATTGAAGCGGCGAACGAATTCGACCCGTTGTTCGAAGACGTCTACGACTGGTGCGAGCTGCAGGAGCTGGACCTCGACACGCTGATCCACGAGGACGGCACCGCGCAGATGGAAATCAACTTCCGTCATGGCGATGCCCTGTCCCTGGCCGACCAGATTCTGGTGTTCAAGCGCACCATGCGTGAAGCCGCGCTCAAGCACAATGTGGCGGCGACCTTCATGGCCAAACCCATGACCGGCGAGCCGGGCAGTGCCATGCACTTGCACCAGAGCATCATCGACATCGAGACCGGCAAAAACGTCTTCTCCAATGAAGACGGGACCATGAGCCAGCTGTTCCTCAATCACATCGGCGGTTTGCAGAAATTTATCCCTGAATTGCTGCCGCTGTTCGCGCCCAACGTCAATTCGTTCCGCCGCTTCCTGCCGGATACCTCGGCACCGGTGAACGTGGAGTGGGGCGAAGAGAACCGCACTGTGGGCCTGCGGGTTCCGGATGCCGGGCCGCAGAACCGTCGGGTGGAAAACCGTCTGCCGGGTGCCGACGCCAACCCCTACCTGGCCATCGCCGCCAGTCTGTTGTGCGGCCTTATCGGCATGCTCGAAGGGCATAACCCGAGTGCCCCGGTGGTGGGGCGTGGGTACGAACGGCGCAACCTGCGCCTGCCGTTGACCATCGAAGACGCTCTGGATCGCATGGAAAACAGCAAGACCATCGAAAAGTACCTGGGCAAGAAATTCATCACGGGTTACGTCGCGGTCAAGCGGGCCGAGCATGAAAACTTCAAGCGCGTGATCAGTTCGTGGGAGCGGGAGTTCCTGCTCTTCGCCGTCTGA
- a CDS encoding gamma-glutamyl-gamma-aminobutyrate hydrolase family protein, with protein sequence MSRLPLIGVTACSKQIGLHAYHISGDKYVRAVASAAKGLPLILPSLADRLAPSDILDALDGILFTGSPSNIEPFHYSGPASAPGTAHDSARDATTLPLIRAAVEAGVPVLGICRGFQEMNVAFGGSLHQKVHEAGPFMDHREDDSLPLEGQYAPSHPVHVQPGGVLAGLGLASDIQVNSIHGQGVERLAPGLRVEAVAPDGLIEAVSVIESKAFALGVQWHPEWQVSLNPDYLAIFQAFGDACRKHALQRDADASNNA encoded by the coding sequence ATGTCTCGCCTGCCGTTAATCGGCGTCACCGCCTGCTCAAAGCAGATCGGTCTGCATGCTTATCACATCAGTGGCGACAAATACGTACGCGCCGTGGCTTCAGCTGCCAAGGGCCTGCCGTTGATTCTTCCATCCCTGGCGGATCGACTGGCGCCGTCCGATATTCTGGACGCTCTGGACGGCATTCTCTTTACAGGCTCTCCTTCTAATATAGAACCGTTTCACTATAGCGGCCCGGCCAGCGCGCCAGGTACTGCTCATGATTCTGCACGCGATGCCACCACTCTCCCGCTGATCCGCGCCGCTGTCGAGGCCGGCGTTCCCGTGCTCGGTATCTGCCGCGGCTTCCAGGAAATGAATGTGGCGTTCGGTGGCAGCCTGCATCAGAAGGTCCACGAGGCCGGTCCCTTCATGGACCACCGTGAAGACGACAGCCTGCCGCTCGAAGGGCAGTACGCCCCCAGTCACCCGGTGCACGTCCAGCCGGGTGGTGTACTTGCGGGGCTGGGCCTGGCGAGCGACATTCAAGTCAACTCGATTCATGGTCAGGGCGTCGAGCGGCTGGCGCCGGGCCTTCGCGTGGAAGCCGTGGCGCCCGACGGGTTGATCGAAGCCGTCTCGGTGATCGAAAGCAAGGCTTTTGCTTTGGGCGTGCAATGGCATCCCGAATGGCAGGTAAGCTTGAATCCGGACTACCTTGCGATTTTCCAGGCATTTGGCGATGCCTGCCGCAAGCACGCATTACAACGCGACGCCGATGCGTCAAACAACGCCTGA